One region of Flavobacterium sp. KACC 22763 genomic DNA includes:
- a CDS encoding DUF5977 domain-containing protein: protein MEENITYKPFAYIDQYTPAEGTTVYYNTEKTLAVKKNDCSYGTSGNLVTLTAPANKFVSTESVADADQQAQSWLNANAQAYANNTGICTIRTTAWRGENPSCVLEPSTTLLPFDYMIIKYKWAFGAGIDLDTFTGFVNTGINTLDNKWVGFGLGSEVPASALAQDSYVMWGGDETDKTGVETCLINFKKTKEDYSTLNDIQVRMAGVWWDSKNTGNIDVEITTYLGGTMEKAGKDIVNNNGQQVQQLNFSKNVSIQGKRLTIDQVSNIGYINYSSNLSTANVVINY, encoded by the coding sequence ATGGAAGAAAATATAACATACAAACCTTTTGCTTATATAGATCAATATACTCCAGCAGAAGGGACAACGGTTTATTATAATACCGAAAAAACCTTAGCCGTAAAAAAGAATGATTGCTCCTATGGAACATCTGGAAATCTAGTCACTTTAACTGCCCCTGCTAATAAATTTGTTTCAACGGAAAGCGTTGCAGACGCAGACCAGCAAGCTCAATCATGGTTAAATGCAAATGCACAAGCCTATGCAAACAATACCGGAATTTGCACTATTAGAACTACTGCATGGAGAGGAGAAAACCCTTCTTGTGTCTTAGAACCATCGACAACTTTGTTGCCTTTTGATTATATGATCATTAAATATAAATGGGCATTTGGCGCAGGTATTGACCTAGATACTTTTACAGGTTTTGTAAATACTGGCATTAATACTTTAGACAATAAATGGGTCGGATTTGGACTTGGCAGTGAAGTTCCTGCAAGTGCTTTGGCTCAAGATTCTTATGTAATGTGGGGTGGAGATGAAACGGATAAAACTGGTGTTGAAACCTGTCTTATAAATTTCAAAAAAACAAAAGAGGATTACTCTACTTTAAATGATATCCAAGTAAGAATGGCTGGTGTCTGGTGGGATTCAAAAAACACTGGAAATATCGATGTAGAAATCACAACCTACCTTGGTGGAACTATGGAGAAAGCAGGCAAAGACATTGTAAATAACAATGGACAGCAGGTGCAACAGCTGAATTTTTCAAAAAATGTCTCAATACAAGGAAAGCGTTTAACTATAGACCAAGTTAGCAATATTGGCTACATTAATTATTCTAGCAACCTCTCAACTGCAAATGTTGTGATAAATTATTAA
- a CDS encoding tail fiber assembly protein: MYKATYNVNGEYTGFYVEKIHENIPQPNIELTEEEWQQALSKNYRVIEGKHSFSPATQNKEELLENLRIRRNALLAESDWTQVEDSPLSEEKKAAWKNYRQELRDLTYLKDATVVTWPTLPL, encoded by the coding sequence ATGTATAAAGCAACATATAACGTAAACGGAGAATACACAGGTTTTTATGTAGAAAAAATTCATGAAAACATTCCTCAACCTAATATTGAATTGACTGAAGAAGAATGGCAGCAAGCATTGTCAAAAAACTATAGAGTAATTGAAGGCAAACATTCCTTTTCTCCAGCTACTCAAAATAAAGAAGAGCTTTTAGAAAATTTGAGAATCAGAAGGAATGCACTGTTAGCTGAAAGTGACTGGACACAAGTAGAAGATTCTCCTCTTTCTGAAGAGAAAAAAGCAGCTTGGAAAAATTACAGACAAGAACTTAGAGATTTAACCTATTTAAAAGATGCAACTGTTGTCACTTGGCCAACACTTCCACTATAG
- a CDS encoding gp53-like domain-containing protein, with product MDLIIGIYFRPIKTFKSKEIKLNKMATSRNDFHNKFNNGDIPSHFDFVEIFDNFVHRDDDKANLQMVETGTDNQRYITPALLKAAFQNAGIIAGNCYVPYKEFQDNFSGSSIQLDSTPIADSAKVYKNGQLLKEIEDYNVNYDSGVLTFSEPISGRNIEINYWSKNFDTESEGSGSNPILGSLSIPFKENFDELTFNNDKITLTEIPVKDSIRIYKNGQLLREGTGKDYDVDYNNGLITFSAVISDRNIEVDYWYKSTVTLSDLELNTKYVDLTTAQTIGGNKTFTEAVEGKSFIKTGGTSNQFLMADGSVSTSPGSDYDAGHSIGVIPFTGGYQKFSNGLILQWARLMSNANTYTFPLTWPHGALSVMVSTIRTNSGSRGYNHVANVTESTYYALIDANEGYMFAIGY from the coding sequence ATGGATCTAATCATTGGTATTTATTTCAGACCTATTAAAACATTTAAAAGCAAAGAAATAAAACTAAATAAAATGGCAACAAGCAGAAATGACTTTCACAACAAATTCAACAATGGGGATATTCCGTCGCACTTTGACTTTGTCGAAATTTTTGACAATTTCGTTCATAGAGACGATGACAAGGCCAATTTACAAATGGTCGAAACAGGAACAGATAACCAACGATACATCACTCCCGCGCTTTTAAAAGCCGCATTTCAAAATGCGGGAATTATTGCCGGTAATTGCTATGTTCCTTACAAAGAGTTTCAAGATAACTTTTCAGGATCATCTATTCAGCTAGATTCTACTCCTATTGCAGACAGCGCTAAAGTCTATAAAAACGGACAGTTACTAAAAGAAATTGAAGATTATAATGTAAACTATGACAGTGGTGTCCTTACATTTTCGGAACCTATAAGCGGTCGAAATATTGAAATAAATTACTGGTCTAAAAATTTTGATACTGAATCTGAAGGATCTGGTTCTAATCCGATTCTTGGCAGTTTGTCTATTCCTTTCAAAGAAAATTTTGATGAACTAACTTTTAATAATGATAAAATCACTTTAACAGAAATTCCCGTAAAAGACAGTATCAGAATTTATAAAAATGGTCAGCTGCTTCGAGAAGGCACAGGCAAAGATTATGATGTAGATTATAACAATGGTCTTATTACATTTTCAGCCGTAATAAGCGATCGTAATATCGAAGTTGATTATTGGTACAAAAGCACTGTCACTTTATCCGATTTGGAGTTGAACACCAAATATGTTGATTTAACAACGGCTCAAACAATTGGAGGAAATAAAACTTTTACAGAAGCTGTTGAAGGTAAAAGCTTTATTAAAACTGGCGGAACTTCAAATCAATTCTTAATGGCAGACGGCTCGGTATCAACTTCTCCAGGTTCTGACTACGATGCTGGACATTCTATAGGCGTAATTCCTTTCACCGGAGGTTATCAAAAATTCAGCAACGGATTAATATTGCAATGGGCTCGTTTAATGAGTAATGCTAATACATACACTTTCCCTTTAACCTGGCCACATGGTGCTTTGAGTGTTATGGTATCGACTATAAGAACAAATTCAGGAAGTAGAGGATACAATCACGTAGCCAATGTTACAGAGAGCACTTATTATGCCCTTATCGATGCCAATGAAGGATATATGTTCGCAATTGGATATTAA